Proteins encoded together in one Falco biarmicus isolate bFalBia1 chromosome 4, bFalBia1.pri, whole genome shotgun sequence window:
- the NAGPA gene encoding N-acetylglucosamine-1-phosphodiester alpha-N-acetylglucosaminidase isoform X1: MAASRAAGAAGWGRPEPAVVVAAVLAALGWLQATCGAGTPPSDLLLQPYFPSPHGPRHNHRHVRDCQPLKYGNITHEAWPSDNRTGGPVATTRTFVSYIPSEGKDRKVVYGHFTFVKNPLKTFSVLEPGGTGGCQAHRRAPVEETARLGKCLVAQNGGYFDMGTGECFGNVVSDGKLVRNSGGLQNAQFGIRKDGTMVFGYLSEEDVLDQANAFVQLVSGVVWLLRNGEVYVSQSQMAECGETQTTGTFEKFINVISARTAVGHDSQGHLVLVHVDGQTESRGVNLWEMAEFLKQQGIINAINLDGGGSATLVLNGTLASYPSEHCSFDNMWRCPRSISTIMCIHEPACEPADCSGHGDCVEGECHCTGDFWRGPACDILDCGPSNCSLHGTCTDSGCLCDAGWTGSNCSEACASGFYGDACTQKCQCYNGGSCDPLHGACSCPAGYYGTSCERECPMGWYGPNCQQQCACEHMCPCDRETGSCNITYAVAVQDQLNKAGQCLAFQNKGRSQEKFSLSEKTWISMTSVLTLLLVISTVGNIGLFLKSRPERQGESSDYLYHRLREVNGEASHSPTAAAWETEDSQDQSQALL; this comes from the exons ATGGCGGCCTCcagggcggcgggggccgcggggtGGGGGCGGCCGGAGCCAGCGGTGGTGGTCGCCGCCGTGCTGGCGGCGCTCGGCTGGCTGCAGGCGACGTGCGGCGCCGG GACCCCCCCCAGCGACCTGCTGCTGCAACCCTATTTCCCCTCCCCGCACGGCCCTCGCCACAACCACAGGCACGTGAGAGACTGTCAGCCCCTCAAGTATGGCAACATAACACATGAAGCTTGGCCCAGTGACAACAGGACGGGTGGCCCTGTGGCTACCACCAGAACGTTTGTTTCTTACATCCCCTCTGAGGGCAAGGACCGCAAGGTGGTCTATGGCCACTTCACTTTCGTGAAGAACCCCCTGAAGACCTTCTCTGTGCTAGAGCCGGGCGGCACAGGAGGCTGCCAAGCTCACCGCAGAGCTCCTGTGGAAGAGACTGCAAGGCTTGGGAAGTGTCTGGTGGCCCAGAACGGTGGGTACTTTGACATGGGAACTGGAGAGTGTTTTGGAAACGTTGTGAGTGATGGAAAGCTGGTGAGAAACTCTGGAGGGCTGCAAAATGCTCAGTTTGGCATCCGGAAAGATGGCACCATGGTGTTTGG TTACCTGTCTGAGGAAGATGTCTTGGATCAAGCAAACGCTTTTGTGCAGCTTGTGAGTGGGGTAGTTTGGCTCCTAAGAAATGGAGAAGTGTACGTCAGTCAGAGTCAGATGGCTGAGTGTGGTGAAACTCAAACCACAG GAACCTTCGAGAAGTTCATCAACGTGATATCGGCCAGGACTGCGGTTGGACACGACAGTCAGGGGCACCTGGTCTTGGTTCATGTGGATGGACAGACGGAATCCAGAGG GGTCAACCTCTGGGAAATGGCTGAATTTCTGAAGCAGCAGGGAATCATCAATGCTATCAACCTGGATGGTGGGGGGTCTGCCACACTGGTCTTAAATGGGACCCTCGCAAGCTACCCGTCTGAGCACTG CTCCTTTGACAACATGTGGCGTTGCCCTCGGAGCATCTCAACCATCATGTGCATCCATGAGCCTGCCTGCGAGCCTGCTGACTGCAGCGGTCATGGGGACTGTGTGGAAGGGGAGTGCCACTGCACTGGGGACTTCTGGAGAGGTCCAGCCTGTGACATCTTAGACTGTGGCCCTTCCAACTGCAGCCTGCATGGCACCTGCACCGACT ctgGATGCCTGTGTGATGCCGGCTGGACTGGCAGCAACTGCAGCGAAG CTTGTGCTAGTGGTTTTTATGGGGATGCTTGCACCCAGAAATGCCAGTGCTACAACGGTGGCTCGTGTGACCCCCTGCATGGAGCCTGTTCCTGCCCGGCTGGGTACTATGGCACCAGCTGTGAGCGAG AGTGTCCCATGGGCTGGTACGGGCCaaactgccagcagcagtgtgcATGTGAGCACATGTGTCCCTGCGACCGGGAGACGGGCAGCTGCAACATCACCTATGCAGTGGCAGTGCAGGACCAGTTGAACAAAG ctgggcAGTGTTTGGCTTTCCAGAATAAGGGAAGGAGCCAAGAAAAATTCTCTCTGTCAGA AAAAACCTGGATCTCCATGACCTCTGTCTTGACTCTGCTTCTCGTGATTAGCACCGTGGGAAACATAGGGCTTTTCCTCAAGAGCAGGCCGGAGCGGCAGGGTGAAAGCAGTGACTATCTCTACCACCGCCTGAGGGAGGTGAACGGGGAAGCCAgtcacagccccacagctgctgcctgggagaCAGAAGACAGCCAGGACCAGAGCCAAGCGCTCCTTTAG
- the NAGPA gene encoding N-acetylglucosamine-1-phosphodiester alpha-N-acetylglucosaminidase isoform X2, with amino-acid sequence MAASRAAGAAGWGRPEPAVVVAAVLAALGWLQATCGAGTPPSDLLLQPYFPSPHGPRHNHRHVRDCQPLKYGNITHEAWPSDNRTGGPVATTRTFVSYIPSEGKDRKVVYGHFTFVKNPLKTFSVLEPGGTGGCQAHRRAPVEETARLGKCLVAQNGGYFDMGTGECFGNVVSDGKLVRNSGGLQNAQFGIRKDGTMVFGYLSEEDVLDQANAFVQLVSGVVWLLRNGEVYVSQSQMAECGETQTTGTFEKFINVISARTAVGHDSQGHLVLVHVDGQTESRGVNLWEMAEFLKQQGIINAINLDGGGSATLVLNGTLASYPSEHCSFDNMWRCPRSISTIMCIHEPACEPADCSGHGDCVEGECHCTGDFWRGPACDILDCGPSNCSLHGTCTDSCASGFYGDACTQKCQCYNGGSCDPLHGACSCPAGYYGTSCERECPMGWYGPNCQQQCACEHMCPCDRETGSCNITYAVAVQDQLNKAGQCLAFQNKGRSQEKFSLSEKTWISMTSVLTLLLVISTVGNIGLFLKSRPERQGESSDYLYHRLREVNGEASHSPTAAAWETEDSQDQSQALL; translated from the exons ATGGCGGCCTCcagggcggcgggggccgcggggtGGGGGCGGCCGGAGCCAGCGGTGGTGGTCGCCGCCGTGCTGGCGGCGCTCGGCTGGCTGCAGGCGACGTGCGGCGCCGG GACCCCCCCCAGCGACCTGCTGCTGCAACCCTATTTCCCCTCCCCGCACGGCCCTCGCCACAACCACAGGCACGTGAGAGACTGTCAGCCCCTCAAGTATGGCAACATAACACATGAAGCTTGGCCCAGTGACAACAGGACGGGTGGCCCTGTGGCTACCACCAGAACGTTTGTTTCTTACATCCCCTCTGAGGGCAAGGACCGCAAGGTGGTCTATGGCCACTTCACTTTCGTGAAGAACCCCCTGAAGACCTTCTCTGTGCTAGAGCCGGGCGGCACAGGAGGCTGCCAAGCTCACCGCAGAGCTCCTGTGGAAGAGACTGCAAGGCTTGGGAAGTGTCTGGTGGCCCAGAACGGTGGGTACTTTGACATGGGAACTGGAGAGTGTTTTGGAAACGTTGTGAGTGATGGAAAGCTGGTGAGAAACTCTGGAGGGCTGCAAAATGCTCAGTTTGGCATCCGGAAAGATGGCACCATGGTGTTTGG TTACCTGTCTGAGGAAGATGTCTTGGATCAAGCAAACGCTTTTGTGCAGCTTGTGAGTGGGGTAGTTTGGCTCCTAAGAAATGGAGAAGTGTACGTCAGTCAGAGTCAGATGGCTGAGTGTGGTGAAACTCAAACCACAG GAACCTTCGAGAAGTTCATCAACGTGATATCGGCCAGGACTGCGGTTGGACACGACAGTCAGGGGCACCTGGTCTTGGTTCATGTGGATGGACAGACGGAATCCAGAGG GGTCAACCTCTGGGAAATGGCTGAATTTCTGAAGCAGCAGGGAATCATCAATGCTATCAACCTGGATGGTGGGGGGTCTGCCACACTGGTCTTAAATGGGACCCTCGCAAGCTACCCGTCTGAGCACTG CTCCTTTGACAACATGTGGCGTTGCCCTCGGAGCATCTCAACCATCATGTGCATCCATGAGCCTGCCTGCGAGCCTGCTGACTGCAGCGGTCATGGGGACTGTGTGGAAGGGGAGTGCCACTGCACTGGGGACTTCTGGAGAGGTCCAGCCTGTGACATCTTAGACTGTGGCCCTTCCAACTGCAGCCTGCATGGCACCTGCACCGACT CTTGTGCTAGTGGTTTTTATGGGGATGCTTGCACCCAGAAATGCCAGTGCTACAACGGTGGCTCGTGTGACCCCCTGCATGGAGCCTGTTCCTGCCCGGCTGGGTACTATGGCACCAGCTGTGAGCGAG AGTGTCCCATGGGCTGGTACGGGCCaaactgccagcagcagtgtgcATGTGAGCACATGTGTCCCTGCGACCGGGAGACGGGCAGCTGCAACATCACCTATGCAGTGGCAGTGCAGGACCAGTTGAACAAAG ctgggcAGTGTTTGGCTTTCCAGAATAAGGGAAGGAGCCAAGAAAAATTCTCTCTGTCAGA AAAAACCTGGATCTCCATGACCTCTGTCTTGACTCTGCTTCTCGTGATTAGCACCGTGGGAAACATAGGGCTTTTCCTCAAGAGCAGGCCGGAGCGGCAGGGTGAAAGCAGTGACTATCTCTACCACCGCCTGAGGGAGGTGAACGGGGAAGCCAgtcacagccccacagctgctgcctgggagaCAGAAGACAGCCAGGACCAGAGCCAAGCGCTCCTTTAG